Proteins encoded together in one Oncorhynchus mykiss isolate Arlee chromosome 7, USDA_OmykA_1.1, whole genome shotgun sequence window:
- the LOC118965365 gene encoding proline-rich protein 9-like gives MSQCERVCMSQCERVCMSQCERVCMSQCERVCMSQCERVCMSQCERVCMSQCERVCMSQCERVCMSQCERVCMSQCKRVCMSQCERVCMSQLLEKREKE, from the coding sequence ATGAGCCAGTGTGAGCGAGTGTGCATGAGCCAGTGTGAGCGAGTGTGCATGAGCCAGTGTGAGCGAGTGTGCATGAGCCAGTGTGAGCGAGTGTGCATGAGCCAGTGTGAGCGAGTGTGCATGAGCCAGTGTGAGCGAGTGTGCATGAGCCAGTGTGAGCGAGTGTGCATGAGCCAGTGTGAGCGAGTGTGCATGAGCCAGTGTGAGCGAGTGTGCATGAGCCAGTGTAAGCGAGTGTGCATGAGCCAGTGTGAGCGAGTGTGCATGAGCCAGT